The following nucleotide sequence is from Borrelia parkeri.
GTGATGCTTTGGGTTTTACAGCAGTTAAATCGGGTGACAAGAGAAGTAAAGTTGGTGAACACTTTAAGAAAATAAAAAAAGGTTTAGGTGATACTAAGGATAAGTTAAATGAGCTATCAAATAAAATATCTGAATCAAAGAATGCTAATACCAGCACAATTGAAGCTGTTAAGGGTATAATTAGCAGTTCTAATGATATCTTTGATAAATTAATTGGTGCCCTAACTAATTTGGCCGGTGTAACTAAGGATGATTCTCTGCTTGGCGATATTTCTAATGCTGCTGCAGTTGCTGCTGATGCAAATGACGTTAAGACTATTATTGAAAATGTAAATTCAATTATTGATGTAGCAGATAAGTCTGGAATAGAAATCAAGTCTGGAGAGGCTGGTAATGCTGTAGAAAAGGGTGATGATAAAGCAGGCGCAGTAATTGTTGGTAAAGATAATAATGCTCCTGCTGCTAATGCTGGTCCTGTTCTAGCAGCTGAGGTTGCTAAGGCCGACCCATGGGCTATGATTAACAAGATTAAGAATGCTAAGGTTACTGATGCTGCTAATACTGATGAAAATAATGATGCTGGTACACTAGCTACTAAATTACCTAATGCTGCGAATAAGAATGGTGCGCTTACTAATGCCGACCTAGCAGCTGCTGTTGCTCTTAAGGCTATGACTAAGTCTGGTAAATTTAGTGCTGCTGGTGATGTTGAAGCAGTTAAAGCTGCTGCTGTATCTGCTGTAAATAAGGTACTGGGAATACTTGACTTAATAATTAGGAAAACAGTAGCAAGTAATCTAAATAAGATAAGAGAAGCTGTTAAAGGGATACAGTACTCTGAAACTACTGCTGAATCAACTGAAGCTAGTACTACTCAACCTGCTGCTACTAAATAAATTATCTAATTAAATAATCTACTAAATAAAGTCATTTTAGGAAAACTCTTCTCTTCATAAGAATTGTTTTCCTTTTACCTATATCTTGCCCCTCTCTTGCCTTCCTGAGTTGAGTAAAAAATGAGGCACGTGATAATGAAAAGAATTACTTTTTGTGCATTATTAATGACTTTATTTTTACTTCTTAGTTGTGGTAGTGGGAGTGCTAAGACTGAAGATCCTAAAACCACTTTCTTAACTTCTATTGCTAATTTAGGTAAAGGGTTCTTAGATGTTTTTACTTCCCTTTCTGATATGATCACTGGTGCTTTTGGCATTAAAGCAGATACTAAAAAATCTGATATTGGTCAGTATTTCACTGATATTGAGACAACTATGAACACAGTTAAAAAGAAATTACAAACGGAAGTTGCTAATAATGGAAATTACTCAAAGGTTAAATCAGTTGTTGATCACTTTATAACTAATACATTAGATAAAATTGCAGAAGGAGCTAAGAAAGCTGCTAGTGGGGCTACAACTGATGCTGCTATTGGTGAAGTTGTGAAATCTGATGCTGGTACTAGCGTTGACGCTACAAGTGTCAATGCTCTTGTTAAAGGAATTAAGACTATTATTGATGTGTTTTTAAAAGATGGTGATGGACAAGCAGATAAAACTGATCCTGTTGCTAATGATAAAAGGGATATTGGGAAACTATTTGGGGGTAAGAATAGTGATGCTAATGGTGGTGCTGAGGATAAACATGTAGCCGCTGCTAGTGCCTCTATTGGAGCAGTAACTGGGGCTGACATCCTAAAAGCTATTGCTTCTGCTAATGCTGATGCTACTAAAGATGGGGCAGTTAAGGATGCTACGGATGTAGCTGCTTTGGCTTTAGCTAAGGGTACTTCTACTGATAATGATGATCAACTTGGGGATTCAGCAAGAAAGGATGCAGTAATAGCAGCAGGAATAGCACTGAGAGCAATGGCTAAGGATGGTAAATTTATTGTTAAAGATACTGCTGCTAAGAAGACAGAAGCTGAAGCAGCTAAGGGAGCAGCAGCAAGTGCTGTTGGTAAGACTTTAAGTACTCTAATAATAGCAATAAGAAATACTGTTGATAGTGGGTTAAAAACAATAAGTGAAGCACTAGCTGCCGTTAAACAAGAAGATAAATCTGTAGAAGTTACTAACACAGTAGAAGCAACAGCTAGTGGACAACAACAATAAATAATTATCAATAAAACATAACTAAATAAAGTCATTTGAGGAAAACTATTTCTCTTCATGAGATTCTTTTTCCTTTTTTACTATCTGTAATAATACTCAGGTCTAAATAGTATTGATAGCTATCCTTTAACAACAGATTGATGGTAAGATTTCATTTCAGCTTTTTGATAAACTAAAAAAAATAGACTAAATACTTTATTTTAGATTTAGGGACCCTTTTAAATCACATTTTACTAAAATAAGGTTCCTATAACAGTTAAAATATTATATAATAATTACATAAGGAGTGTTTTTATGGGACTTGCTCAACCAGTTATTACTCAACAAATGGTTATAGCAGAACTTACTAAAGCTGGTATAAATAGAGATATTGCTATTGATTTATCTTACAGATATTATAAAAATGAGCTTACACACAAGGATATTGAGTATTTAGAGACTACTTTGAACCTTAAGCTTGAAAAAGTTGAAGCTCTATTACAAGCTGAGATTAAATCAAGCAAAACTGATCTGGATACTAAAATTGATACTAAATTCAATGAACTTGATACCAAGATTGATACAGTTAGAAGTGAATTAAAATCTGACATTAAAGACCTTGATACCAAAATCGATTCTGTTGAGAGTAATCTTAATACTAAGATTGATACAGTGAGAAGTGAATTAAAATCTGACATTAAAGACTTGGATACCAAAATCGATTCTGTTGAGAGTAATCTTAATACTAAGATTGATACAGTTAGAAGTGAATTAAAATCTGACATTAAAGACTTGGATACCAAAATCGATTCTGTTGAGAATAATCTTAATACTAAGATTGATACAGTGAGAAGTGAATTAAAATCTGACATTAAAGACCTTGATAATAAGATTGATACTAAATTCAATGAACTTGATAATAAGATTGATACTAAATTCAATGAACTTGATAATAAGATTGATGTTAACAAAATGGAACTTAAAAGTACATTAAGACTTCATGGTTGGATGTTTGGTACCCTTATTACCCTTAATATAGGAATATTTTTAGCATTAATGTCATTATTAGTAAAGTAAATTTATTTAATTATCCCTCTTATTTATTTGGCTACATAATATTAGTTATTTTCTTATCAAAATTATTTAATTGCTTGTTAGGGACAATTAAATAAAATTAATTGTTATATCACAAGAAGGACAAGTTAAAGCATTTCCCCTTGAGTAAAAAATGAGGCACGTGATAATGAAAAGAATTACTTT
It contains:
- a CDS encoding variable large family protein; this translates as MMKRITFCALLMTLFLLLSCGSGSAKTEDPKTTFLTSIANLGKGFLDVFTSLSDMITGAFGIKADTKKSDIGQYFTDIETTMNTVKKKLQTEVANNGNYSKVKSVVDHFITNTLDKIAEGAKKAASGATTDAAIGEVVKSDAGTSVDATSVNALVKGIKTIIDVFLKDGDGQADKTDPVANDKRDIGKLFGGKNSDANGGAEDKHVAAASASIGAVTGADILKAIASANADATKDGAVKDATDVAALALAKGTSTDNDDQLGDSARKDAVIAAGIALRAMAKDGKFIVKDTAAKKTEAEAAKGAAASAVGKTLSTLIIAIRNTVDSGLKTISEALAAVKQEDKSVEVTNTVEATASGQQQ
- the bdr gene encoding Bdr family repetitive protein, which encodes MGLAQPVITQQMVIAELTKAGINRDIAIDLSYRYYKNELTHKDIEYLETTLNLKLEKVEALLQAEIKSSKTDLDTKIDTKFNELDTKIDTVRSELKSDIKDLDTKIDSVESNLNTKIDTVRSELKSDIKDLDTKIDSVESNLNTKIDTVRSELKSDIKDLDTKIDSVENNLNTKIDTVRSELKSDIKDLDNKIDTKFNELDNKIDTKFNELDNKIDVNKMELKSTLRLHGWMFGTLITLNIGIFLALMSLLVK